CGGGGCATCGCGAACTGATGCAGTTCCTGCTCGAAGACCTGCGTCTCGCCACCGACCGCGACACGCTGAAAACGATCATGCGCCGCTCGGTGCCGTCGACGGCTCAGGACGTCGTGCTCGTCTTCATCACCGTGACGGGCATGCGCGACGGCCAGCTGGTGCAGGAAGTGTTCACGCGCAAGATCTTCGCGAAGACCGTCTGCGGCGTGCCGATGAGCGCGATCCAGATCACGACGGCGGGCGCGATGTGCGCGGTGCTCGACCTGTTCCGCGAGAAGAAGCTGCCGCAAAGCGGCTTCGTGCGTCAGGAGCAGGTGTCGCTGCGCGATTTCCTCGCGAACCGCTTTGGCCAGCTGTACGAAGGCCGCGCGATGGAGGCGACGGCGACCGTCTGATTCCTCGACGAATGCCGGCCATTCCGAGGGTCAACTGAGATGATCGAGGCTCCGTAGAGAGCTTTTGTGAGTCGTGAGTCGTATGGGAAACGGGCGTCCCGCTTTGCTGCGGGACGCCCGTTTTGTATTTGCCGACGTGCGCTTAAACAGGCATCGGCGGCAACATGACGCCGGACGATTGCGGTGTCCGCACGATCTGCGCGAGCAGCGTGTCGTGATCGGCAGGCGTGGGCGATGTGTTGTCGAACATGAACAGCCCGTCGCACTCGTCGCCGGACGGCACGAAGCGGCGCTGCCGGTAGTCGTCCCAATGCGCGAGCTTGTACGCGTCGTTCGGATTGCCGCGCGCGGCAATCCTCTCACGCGCCGTCTCTTCCGCTGTCGATACCCACACCACGCTGATCTGCACATCCTTTGGCACGCCGAGCCATGCGTGATCGAAGAGCTTGCGCTCGCGCACTTCGCGCGACAGCGGACCGAC
This genomic interval from Paraburkholderia sabiae contains the following:
- a CDS encoding ATP-binding protein, whose product is MTHLVFICGHAGTGKTTLAKRLIGPLMKATGEAFCLLDKDTLYGVYSAAAIGALTGDPNDRDSPLFLQHFRDPEYRGLFDTAEENLRLGIGVIAVGPLSREVRERKLFDHAWLGVPKDVQISVVWVSTAEETARERIAARGNPNDAYKLAHWDDYRQRRFVPSGDECDGLFMFDNTSPTPADHDTLLAQIVRTPQSSGVMLPPMPV